From a single Phycisphaeraceae bacterium genomic region:
- a CDS encoding DNA-3-methyladenine glycosylase gives MSRLSRSFFRRDPVSVARSLLGQRLVRIDHGRRLAGLIVETEAYLGIPDRAAHTFGGRRTARVASMWKDGGTAYVYFTYGMHYCMNVVAGNVGEPVAVLLRALEPVDGLDIMSINRGGPDRTATLCSGPARLCSALNITREQDGLDLATSHALFIERVRRSEYPPEQIVTTARVGVSYAQEWAHKPLRFYLKNNPYVSRK, from the coding sequence ATGAGCCGTCTGTCTCGTTCCTTTTTTCGCCGTGATCCTGTCAGCGTCGCCAGATCCCTGCTCGGCCAACGGCTCGTGCGGATCGATCACGGTCGGCGGCTGGCGGGCCTCATCGTCGAGACGGAGGCGTATCTGGGTATTCCCGATCGTGCGGCGCACACCTTTGGCGGTCGCCGCACAGCACGAGTAGCCTCGATGTGGAAGGATGGCGGGACTGCGTACGTTTACTTCACCTACGGCATGCACTACTGCATGAATGTCGTCGCGGGCAATGTTGGAGAACCAGTAGCAGTGCTGCTGCGAGCTCTTGAACCTGTGGACGGCCTGGACATCATGAGCATCAACCGCGGCGGGCCGGATCGTACTGCTACGCTTTGCTCAGGCCCTGCCAGACTCTGCTCAGCTCTCAACATCACACGCGAGCAAGACGGTCTGGACCTTGCCACCAGTCACGCGCTTTTCATCGAGCGCGTGCGGCGCAGTGAATACCCTCCTGAGCAAATCGTCACGACCGCGAGGGTCGGAGTAAGCTACGCTCAGGAATGGGCTCATAAACCATTGCGGTTTTACCTGAAAAATAATCCATACGTGAGCCGTAAATAG